In the genome of Ancylomarina subtilis, one region contains:
- a CDS encoding HNH endonuclease signature motif containing protein — MKIKFTNEELKEKIENDEIRQYRNSVYYFSRDALSYNIKTGLMMKPSINGGGYLKLDLWIDKIRKQEYLHRIVAEIYLGECPEGYLVNHIDFDRTNDNIENLEYVSAEENTIHSIERIVEKRRKITNEQILEFKEYLRENPKKINYKYFMEKFNVCRRTLYNIKTGRTWKHIY; from the coding sequence ATGAAAATTAAATTCACAAATGAAGAACTAAAAGAAAAGATTGAAAATGATGAAATAAGACAATATAGAAACTCAGTATATTATTTTTCAAGGGATGCATTGTCATACAACATCAAAACGGGTTTAATGATGAAACCAAGCATAAACGGCGGCGGTTATTTAAAATTAGACTTATGGATTGACAAAATAAGAAAACAAGAATATTTGCATCGAATAGTCGCTGAAATATACTTAGGAGAATGCCCCGAAGGTTATTTAGTGAATCATATTGATTTTGATAGAACGAATGATAATATTGAAAATTTGGAATATGTTTCAGCCGAAGAAAATACAATTCACTCAATTGAACGAATCGTTGAAAAACGAAGAAAAATCACGAACGAACAAATATTAGAATTCAAAGAGTATTTGAGGGAAAATCCAAAAAAAATAAATTATAAATATTTTATGGAAAAATTTAATGTTTGCCGAAGAACCCTTTACAACATCAAAACGGGAAGAACTTGGAAACACATTTATTAA
- a CDS encoding GIY-YIG nuclease family protein, which produces MNNINEHTQHLYMMYDNVNKLTKIGIAKRPEIRLKQIQNALGLTGIKLIDVVYGKSNKEKELHKMFSEYRVDKHPMSLVDDYNGQGGHTEWFKLDKKTRNKLKKIYKDLSEDNKSFEETYKFYLKRDILIEKEYKMHMKGIKTNKYISKVLYEMSERDCEKALSVPKDKRDKEQNSCIKFNNSMFYSMKETIKKPENIYYTNIIDDKYFIKYKQFNYNNEDIRICQKLFIVNKEPIDLHEVIHHIYCNNGKIDSLFDNLMDTESQNINLDTHSKMLDVVKEELKYYLINKGYDNNKLINFIIENTKPRNVYSEAEISESFGLFQN; this is translated from the coding sequence ATGAATAATATAAATGAACACACACAACATCTTTATATGATGTATGATAATGTTAATAAACTAACAAAGATAGGTATAGCAAAACGACCAGAAATAAGATTAAAACAGATTCAAAATGCATTAGGATTAACAGGAATAAAATTAATAGATGTTGTTTATGGTAAATCCAATAAAGAAAAAGAATTACATAAAATGTTTAGTGAATATAGAGTTGATAAACATCCTATGTCATTAGTTGATGATTATAACGGACAAGGAGGACACACAGAATGGTTTAAATTAGATAAGAAAACACGTAATAAATTAAAAAAAATCTACAAAGACTTATCAGAAGATAATAAATCATTCGAAGAAACATATAAATTCTATTTAAAAAGAGACATACTTATTGAAAAAGAATACAAGATGCATATGAAAGGAATTAAAACCAATAAATATATTTCTAAGGTATTATACGAAATGTCTGAAAGAGATTGTGAAAAAGCTCTAAGTGTTCCAAAAGATAAAAGAGATAAAGAACAAAATTCCTGTATAAAATTCAACAACTCTATGTTTTATTCTATGAAAGAAACTATAAAAAAACCTGAAAACATTTATTACACAAACATTATAGATGATAAATACTTTATTAAATATAAACAGTTTAATTACAATAATGAAGACATAAGAATATGTCAAAAATTATTTATCGTCAATAAAGAACCAATTGATTTACACGAAGTAATTCATCATATCTATTGCAATAATGGAAAAATAGATAGTTTGTTTGATAATCTTATGGATACTGAAAGTCAAAATATCAATTTAGATACACACTCAAAAATGTTAGATGTTGTAAAAGAAGAATTAAAATATTATTTGATTAATAAAGGATATGATAACAATAAATTAATTAATTTCATAATAGAAAATACGAAACCAAGAAACGTTTATTCAGAAGCAGAAATAAGTGAATCTTTTGGATTATTCCAAAACTAA